A stretch of the Vitis vinifera cultivar Pinot Noir 40024 chromosome 16, ASM3070453v1 genome encodes the following:
- the LOC109124174 gene encoding uncharacterized protein LOC109124174, translating to MAKLGSMLVKHKEESINWKGYIGPKIEEKVQQKIAKGEVYPITPLMNGIFGVSIGTTFLNVNIMKPIILSIGQNVVDFVQDWYKFPMQELIYSGSFSGIETHDMPMVANDGLVRSITGEVFLSLNPPHTKQPPGRPRKKRIESQFQDKRTVSCSRCHTSGHNRKTCKNPLS from the exons ATGGCTAAGTTAGGTTCTATGCTTGTCAAACATAAAGAGGAATCGATCAATTGGAAGGGATACATAGGgccaaaaattgaagaaaaagtgCAGCAGAAAATTGCCAAGGGTGAGGTGTATCCGATCACTCCTTTGATGAACGGAATATTTGGGGTTTCTATCGGAACCACCTTCTTGAATGTAAACATTATGAAGC CCATTATTCTTTCAATCGGTCAGAATGTTGTTGATTTTGTTCAAGATTGGTACAAATTCCCAATGCAAGAGCTGATTTACTCGGGCTCCTTCTCCGGTATAGAGACCCATGACATGCCAATGGTCGCTAATGATGGTTTGGTTCGATCTATCACCGGTGAAGTTTTCCTCTCTCTTAACCCTCCCCATACCAAGCAGCCTCCCGGCAGACCAAGAAAGAAGCGCATTGAGTCCCAATTTCAAGATAAACGGACTGTCTCTTGCTCAAGATGTCATACTTCCGGGCACAACAGGAAAACGTGCAAAAACCCTTTGTCTTAA
- the LOC109124247 gene encoding kinetochore-associated protein KNL-2 homolog, producing the protein MIQAKIQSKNTNESVRPSTRPGKANQKIDLKTPVGERANSSGKKTKRKLDYNIQVTHPSTKKRTEVSIVSPELLSLKRSRSGRLLLPSLDFWRNQKAVYDTVRDIFLPYTWFQFKFAS; encoded by the exons ATGATTCAAGCCAAAATACAGAGTAAGAACACAAATGAATCAGTCAGACCTTCCACTAGGCCTGGTAAGGCAAACCAAAAAATCGACCTAAAAACCCCAGTTGGGGAGAGAGCAAACAGTTCTGGAAAGAAGACTAAGAGGAAATTAGATTACAATATACAG GTAACGCATCCTAGCACCAAAAAGAGAACAGAAGTGTCAATTGTTTCTCCAGAATTATTGAGTTTGAAACGATCCAGATCAG GAAGACTACTTTTACCTTCCCTAGATTTCTGGCGCAACCAAAAGGCAGTTTATGATACGGTTCGTGATATCTTCCTGCCTTATACATGGTTTCAATTCAAGTTTGCAAGTTGA
- the LOC104882109 gene encoding uncharacterized protein LOC104882109, translating to MDSKQRKRKSHVPSRSEAVKLPKSRCSRKKFLSIMDTLPMDKKNVISDMRFGGLLQLGCKELRYELITWIVSKYDIGYHRLCMETKVVVPVTPKDVREVLGILDNGVDILIYNRHGTPNRTYDIKILEANLRDLPVGEEFMKSFIIFACATILAPNSKQEGMHDLWDTVCDSEVGVHKNWAKFVLQYVEDGIRDYRTSHPTYIRGCVLFLQFYMTAFQVEVCSPLSAAWTDEQVKRRLAAEIHTYGNYGHVQVIQESKPSAHNDGHPYEVGCSHSDDPTETIEARLSRNSEHLLSLASSVAQDIATLRARSSGGQSGCALTPPKEAVNVERKKDEVSTGMHPCSDEMMRKGTGAASTHSGQQRVTSAAVDDGPCIDHDTFPPSQKSAELQSLKGVQMGVQEGCGSKQPSPTPRRGFKHTAKRLVKPAAICKSPFVSQCVQLYPKISQQERLVADYALSEDGEPSEILCEMHGTYITRDELSSLNGVRWVNSAIIGVVCRMMNAQQAIPPRAHYFNPSFSVVLASLTTKAKKHEIRERCRMFLHAEFVGHDFSSCDMLFFPVCDNNHWHVHVVNIPASRVEILSSLPLRRGNGISVVSRRLSNAIDKAFHAHGMLRRLEVSKFQHVQPQIVQQLNGYDCGMFAIKYMEHWNGATLAHSIAEDKMHLYQLRLVVTLVTNAANNARDKVLKACRI from the exons ATGGATAGCAAACAAAGGAAGCGGAAAAGCCATGTTCCATCAAGATCTGAAGCG GTTAAGTTACCAAAATCCCGCTGCTCGAGAAAGAAATTCCTATCAATCATGGATACCCTCCCAATGGATAAGAAAAATGTCATCAGCGATATGAGATTCGGGGGCTTGTTGCAGCTTGGTTGTAAAGAATTGCGTTATGAGCTAATAACGTGGATAGTTTCCAAGTACGACATTGGCTACCACCGCTTATGCATGGAAACAAAAGTTGTTGTCCCAGTCACGCCCAAAGATGTTAGAGAGGTGTTGGGCATCCTGGACAATGGCGTTGACATTCTCATCTACAATAGGCATGGCACACCCAACCGCACATACGACATTAAAATATTGGAAGCTAATTTGCGTGATCTACCAGTTGGCGAAGAATTCATGAAATCCTTCATCATTTTTGCCTGTGCCACTATCCTTGCCCCCAACTCAAAACAAGAAGGTATGCATGACTTATGGGACACGGTTTGTGATAGTGAAGTGGGGGTGCACAAAAATTGGGCCAAGTTTGTTCTCCAATATGTCGAGGATGGGATAAGGGACTATCGTACAAGTCACCCGACATACATTAGAGGTTGTGTCTTGTTTCTTCAG TTCTATATGACGGCTTTCCAAGTTGAAGTCTGCAGTCCACTTTCGGCTGCATGGACAGATGAGCAAGTCAAGAGGCGCTTGGCTGCCGAAATACACACCTATGGCAATTATGGCCATGTCCAG GTTATACAAGAAAGCAAACCTTCTGCACATAATGATGGACATCCATACGAGGTGGGTTGCTCACACTCTGATGACCCAACTGAG ACCATTGAAGCACGGCTGAGTCGAAATTCCGAACATCTTTTGAGCCTCGCTTCATCTGTGGCACAAGACATTGCCACACTACGTGCAAGGTCCAGTGGAGGACAAAGTGGTTGTGCACTCACCCCACCAAAAGAAGCTGTGAatgtagaaagaaagaaagacgaGGTTAGCACTGGTATGCATCCTTGTAGTGATGAAATGATGAGAAAAGGAACCGGTGCCGCAAGCACTCATTCTGGCCAGCAAAGAGTCACCAGTGCAGCAGTAGATGATGGCCCATGTATTGACCACGACACATTCCCACCTTCACAAAAGAGTGCTGAATTGCAATCACTTAAAGGGGTGCAAATGGGTGTTCAAGAAGGCTGTGGCAGCAAACAGCCTTCTCCTACCCCTAGGCGGGGATTTAAACACACAGCGAAAAGGCTTGTCAAGCCAGCCGCCATTTGCAAATCCCCTTTTGTCTCTCAATGTGTTCAACTATATCCTAAAATCAGCCAACAAGAAAGGTTGGTTGCAGATTATGCGTTGTCAGAAGACGGTGAGCCAAG CGAGATCTTGTGCGAGATGCATGGCACATATATAACACGGGATGAGCTTTCTTCGCTCAATGGAGTCCGTTGGGTAAATAGTGCG ATTATCGGAGTGGTCTGCCGAATGATGAATGCACAACAAGCTATACCACCGCGCGCACACTATTTCAACCCATCATTCTCC GTGGTGCTAGCCAGCCTTACGACCAAGGCCAAAAAGCATGAAATCAGAGAGCGGTGTCGGATGTTCCTTCATGCTGAATTTGTGGGCCATGATTTCTCAAGTTGTGATATG CTATTTTTTCCCGTCTGCGACAACAACCATTGGCACGTGCACGTGGTCAATATTCCAGCTTCAAGGGTCGAAATCTTATCTTCATTGCCTTTAAGAAGGGGTAACGGGATAAGTGTCGTATCGAGACGCTTGTCTAATGCAATTGATAAAGCATTCCATGCTCATGGCATGCTCAGGCGATTGGAGGTCTCAAAATTCCAGCATGTGCAACCCCAAATTGTGCAACAACTAAATGG ATATGATTGTGGCATGTTCGCAATCAAGTACATGGAACATTGGAACGGGGCGACACTAGCACATTCAATCGCGGAG GACAAGATGCATCTATATCAATTGAGGCTGGTCGTTACTTTGGTTACTAATGCGGCAAACAATGCTAGAGATAAGGTCTTGAAGGCATGTCGAATTTGA
- the LOC100265520 gene encoding pectinesterase inhibitor 4 — protein MEACILRNPSAFHVLSSLFFTLLLFNSITLTSSANTSTISLTISKQFIKTSCNSTTYPGVCYKSLSSYASKVQTSPLKLANVALTVSLKAARNASSTITLLLERKGMTRMETSIVKDCVENFGDCIDELQQSLQEFKSLGGGKNVAFQMANIKTWVSAALTDEYTCSDGFEGQKVSSSLQQQIKNYISNVAKITSNALALINNLSVTDIKS, from the coding sequence ATGGAGGCTTGTATTCTCAGAAACCCATCTGCATTCCATGTTCTCTCATCCCTTTTCTTCACTCTTCTTCTTTTCAACTCCATCACCCTAACCTCATCCGCAAACACCAGCACTATTTCTCTCACAATCAGCAAACAGTTCATCAAAACTTCATGCAATTCAACCACATATCCTGGTGTTTGCTACAAATCACTCTCCTCCTATGCCTCCAAGGTCCAAACCAGCCCCCTGAAGCTCGCCAATGTGGCTCTCACAGTAAGCCTAAAAGCTGCCCGCAACGCGTCTTCCACCATCACACTGCTGCTGGAACGAAAAGGGATGACCCGCATGGAAACATCAATCGTTAAGGACTGTGTCGAGAATTTTGGGGACTGCATCGATGAACTGCAGCAGTCCTTGCAGGAGTTCAAGAGCCTAGGAGGTGGGAAAAATGTGGCTTTCCAAATGGCTAATATAAAGACATGGGTGAGTGCTGCATTAACAGATGAGTACACCTGCTCTGATGGATTTGAAGGCCAGAAGGTGAGCTCTTCCTTGCAGCAGCAAATCAAGAATTATATTTCGAATGTTGCCAAGATCACCAGCAATGCTTTGGCTCTCATCAACAATCTTTCTGTTACTGATATTAAATCCTAG